In Micrococcus luteus NCTC 2665, a single window of DNA contains:
- a CDS encoding potassium channel family protein: MRAVIAGAGAVGASIARELHAHGHEVVVVEARTDAARKADVGGARLVLGDACDLTVLEQCGALEADVLVAATGDDRVNLVCSLLSRSEFGVGRTVARVNNPLNDWLFDESWGVDVAVSTPSIMTALVEEAVETGDLVRLLRLEAGGAALSEFRVPAEHWLEGRRIGTVSWPQEAPLVAVVRDGAPRQASADEVLEVGDELFFLAASSAEPALRRLLVGEGRVQGRSEAAESAGTPSS, from the coding sequence ATGAGGGCTGTTATCGCCGGAGCGGGCGCCGTGGGCGCCTCCATCGCGCGGGAGCTGCACGCGCACGGCCACGAGGTGGTCGTCGTCGAGGCGCGCACGGACGCGGCCCGCAAGGCCGACGTCGGCGGCGCGCGCCTCGTCCTCGGGGATGCGTGCGACCTGACCGTGCTCGAGCAGTGCGGCGCCCTGGAGGCGGACGTGCTCGTCGCGGCGACCGGTGACGACCGGGTCAACCTCGTGTGTTCCCTGCTGAGCCGCTCGGAGTTCGGCGTCGGCCGCACCGTGGCCCGCGTCAACAACCCGCTCAACGACTGGCTCTTCGACGAGTCGTGGGGTGTGGACGTGGCCGTGTCCACCCCCTCGATCATGACGGCGCTCGTGGAGGAGGCCGTCGAGACCGGGGACCTCGTGCGTCTGCTCAGGCTGGAGGCCGGCGGCGCGGCGCTGTCCGAGTTCCGGGTTCCGGCAGAGCACTGGCTCGAGGGCCGGCGCATCGGCACCGTGTCCTGGCCGCAGGAGGCTCCGCTCGTGGCGGTCGTGCGCGACGGCGCCCCCAGGCAGGCGTCGGCGGACGAGGTCCTGGAGGTGGGCGACGAGCTCTTCTTCCTGGCCGCCAGCTCCGCCGAGCCGGCCCTGCGTCGCCTCCTCGTCGGCGAGGGCCGCGTTCAGGGGCGTTCGGAGGCGGCGGAGTCCGCCGGCACGCCGTCGTCCTGA
- a CDS encoding DUF3159 domain-containing protein has product MTEPHGPATAAPDGAGPLPSRARLDERGRLDALGSVGGWRGIVEASLPTLVYMVGYVATQQVWPSGVAAVVVALVLGVARLVQRQSPVQVLAGLAVVVLSVVVSLTTGQARDYYLWGFVTNAAYGLAFAVSALVGWPAAGLVLGLVRAEGTRWRAHRRRRRAYAAATWILVAVFALRLAVQVPLYLGDAVTALGVARLVMGLPLYALGLWLAWSVSSPGQDDGVPADSAASERP; this is encoded by the coding sequence ATGACCGAGCCGCACGGCCCCGCCACCGCCGCCCCGGACGGCGCCGGCCCCCTGCCGTCTCGAGCCCGTCTGGACGAGCGCGGCCGCCTCGACGCGCTGGGCAGCGTCGGTGGCTGGCGCGGCATCGTCGAGGCCTCCCTGCCCACCCTCGTCTACATGGTCGGCTACGTCGCCACCCAGCAGGTGTGGCCCTCCGGCGTGGCGGCCGTCGTGGTCGCACTCGTGCTGGGCGTCGCGCGCCTCGTCCAGCGCCAGTCGCCGGTCCAGGTGCTGGCCGGCCTCGCCGTCGTCGTCCTGTCCGTCGTGGTCTCCCTGACCACCGGCCAGGCCCGCGACTACTACCTGTGGGGCTTCGTCACCAACGCCGCCTATGGCCTCGCGTTCGCGGTGTCCGCCCTCGTGGGCTGGCCCGCGGCGGGCCTGGTGCTCGGCCTCGTGCGCGCCGAGGGAACCCGCTGGCGGGCCCACCGGCGTCGGCGCCGCGCCTACGCCGCGGCCACCTGGATCCTCGTGGCCGTGTTCGCGCTGCGCCTGGCGGTGCAGGTGCCCCTCTACCTCGGGGACGCCGTTACCGCGCTCGGGGTGGCCCGCCTGGTGATGGGCCTGCCGCTCTATGCCCTGGGGCTCTGGCTCGCCTGGTCCGTCAGCTCGCCCGGTCAGGACGACGGCGTGCCGGCGGACTCCGCCGCCTCCGAACGCCCCTGA
- a CDS encoding OB-fold nucleic acid binding domain-containing protein, with protein MSPAVAPRPVGPAGRIERRGVIASVTLPGADEATVFRASLADRLPAPGSMAPAETLQLVWHGRRRVPGVMPGEWLTVRGRVTQMDGVPTLHNPEFDLVDAPGATL; from the coding sequence GTGAGTCCCGCCGTCGCCCCCCGCCCGGTCGGGCCCGCGGGCCGCATCGAGCGCCGCGGCGTCATCGCCTCCGTCACGCTGCCCGGTGCGGACGAGGCGACCGTCTTCCGCGCGTCCCTGGCCGACCGCCTGCCCGCACCCGGGAGCATGGCGCCCGCCGAGACGCTGCAGCTGGTCTGGCACGGGCGGCGCCGCGTGCCCGGCGTCATGCCGGGGGAGTGGCTGACGGTCCGCGGCCGCGTCACCCAGATGGACGGCGTGCCCACCCTGCACAACCCCGAGTTCGACCTGGTCGACGCGCCCGGCGCCACGCTCTGA
- a CDS encoding DUF3710 domain-containing protein: protein MIFGRNRTVRHEQVSLPDELLEERDLEIAAAPATADVGPHDVATRPDPAGMIDLGSLRLRAVQGMKLRLDVEDATKRIVAATISLGRSALQVQAFSAPRRTGLWDDLRAELHDSLSTTAHATVQEQTGRFGVEILTRVPAALPDGSPGWNVARFVGVDGPRWFVRGVFHGEAAFQPEAAEPLEQVFSDLVVVRGDEPLPPRELLPLRPPPNARPLQRRRPAPDEGRDVLAGAAAGPGDGAAPEATGLPERGPETTEIR, encoded by the coding sequence GTGATCTTCGGACGCAACCGCACCGTGCGCCACGAGCAGGTCAGCCTGCCGGACGAGCTGCTGGAGGAGCGCGACCTCGAGATCGCCGCCGCGCCGGCAACCGCCGACGTCGGTCCGCACGACGTCGCCACCCGCCCGGATCCCGCCGGCATGATCGACCTGGGGTCGCTGCGCCTGAGGGCCGTCCAGGGCATGAAGCTGCGCCTCGACGTCGAGGACGCGACGAAGCGGATCGTCGCCGCCACCATCAGCCTCGGACGCTCGGCCCTGCAGGTCCAGGCGTTCAGCGCCCCCCGTCGCACGGGTCTGTGGGACGACCTGCGCGCCGAGCTGCACGACTCCCTGTCGACCACGGCCCACGCGACCGTGCAGGAGCAGACCGGCCGTTTCGGCGTCGAGATCCTCACGCGCGTGCCGGCGGCGCTGCCGGACGGCTCGCCGGGGTGGAACGTCGCCCGGTTCGTGGGCGTGGACGGACCGCGCTGGTTCGTCCGCGGCGTGTTCCACGGCGAGGCCGCCTTCCAGCCGGAGGCCGCCGAGCCGCTGGAACAGGTGTTCTCCGACCTGGTCGTGGTGCGGGGCGACGAGCCGCTCCCGCCGCGCGAGCTGCTGCCCCTGCGTCCGCCGCCCAACGCGCGCCCGCTGCAGCGTCGTCGCCCGGCCCCGGACGAGGGCCGGGACGTGCTCGCGGGCGCCGCCGCCGGCCCGGGGGACGGCGCGGCACCGGAGGCCACCGGGCTGCCCGAGCGCGGTCCGGAGACCACGGAGATCCGGTGA
- the dut gene encoding dUTP diphosphatase — MTDSAELPVPLHALDPGLAPPAYAQPGDAGADLRTAVDVTLAPGERALVPTGVALAIPEGHAGFVHPRSGLAVRRGLTIVNAPGTIDAGYRGEIKVPLINLDPTEPIVLRRGDRIAQLVLQPVVRARFEPVDVLPDSERGAGGFGSTGGFTADTTPGRTS, encoded by the coding sequence GTGACCGACTCCGCCGAGCTGCCCGTGCCCCTGCACGCCCTCGATCCGGGCCTGGCCCCGCCCGCCTACGCGCAGCCGGGCGACGCGGGCGCGGACCTGCGCACCGCCGTCGACGTGACCCTGGCCCCGGGCGAGCGCGCCCTGGTGCCGACCGGCGTGGCGTTGGCCATCCCGGAAGGCCACGCGGGGTTCGTGCACCCCCGCTCGGGTCTCGCGGTCCGTCGCGGCCTGACCATCGTCAACGCCCCGGGCACCATCGACGCCGGCTACCGCGGCGAGATCAAGGTGCCCCTGATCAACCTGGACCCGACCGAGCCGATCGTGCTGCGCCGCGGCGACCGGATCGCCCAGCTCGTGCTGCAGCCGGTCGTGCGCGCCCGCTTCGAGCCCGTGGACGTGCTGCCCGACTCCGAGCGCGGGGCCGGCGGCTTCGGCTCGACCGGCGGCTTCACCGCCGACACCACCCCTGGGAGGACGTCGTGA
- a CDS encoding DUF3093 domain-containing protein has translation MRDPQQHPVADASRRAPEGAAAGPDPVLFEERLTPSPGVWAVALMLAALTILVFAPIDLGLGIAAAVVFFAVEALLLVATTPRIVVRERTLQVGRASIERHHVGQVTGYRGEDARAQRGPLLHGLAFVNLRGWIAPVVRIQLTDERDRTPYWLTSTRRPEELVAALGGAMARQEGAAEDR, from the coding sequence ATGCGTGATCCCCAGCAGCACCCCGTCGCCGATGCCTCCCGCCGCGCCCCCGAGGGCGCTGCGGCGGGACCCGATCCGGTCCTGTTCGAGGAGCGGTTGACGCCCTCCCCGGGGGTCTGGGCCGTGGCGCTCATGCTGGCGGCGTTGACGATCCTCGTGTTCGCGCCGATCGACCTCGGGCTGGGCATCGCCGCCGCCGTCGTGTTCTTCGCCGTCGAGGCCCTGCTCCTGGTGGCCACCACCCCGCGCATCGTGGTGCGCGAACGCACCCTCCAGGTGGGCCGCGCCAGCATCGAAAGGCACCACGTCGGTCAGGTCACGGGGTATCGCGGCGAGGACGCCCGGGCCCAGCGCGGCCCGCTGCTGCACGGGCTGGCCTTCGTGAACCTGCGCGGCTGGATCGCGCCCGTCGTGCGGATCCAGCTGACCGACGAGCGCGACCGCACGCCCTACTGGCTGACCAGCACCCGGCGTCCGGAGGAGCTGGTCGCGGCCCTCGGCGGGGCCATGGCCCGGCAGGAGGGGGCGGCCGAGGACCGCTGA
- a CDS encoding DUF4193 domain-containing protein — protein MATDYDAPRKNEEELSQNSIEELKARRTDTQSAVVDEDEAEAAEEFELPGADLSGEELMVRVLPAQSDEFTCASCFLVRHRSQAAREKNGLIYCTDCEG, from the coding sequence ATGGCCACTGACTACGACGCCCCTCGCAAGAACGAGGAAGAGCTGAGCCAGAACTCCATCGAGGAGCTGAAGGCACGGCGCACGGACACCCAGTCCGCCGTCGTGGACGAGGACGAGGCGGAGGCCGCCGAGGAGTTCGAACTGCCTGGCGCCGACCTCTCGGGTGAGGAGCTGATGGTGCGGGTGCTGCCCGCCCAGTCGGATGAGTTCACCTGCGCCTCCTGCTTCCTGGTCCGCCATCGCTCGCAGGCCGCGCGTGAGAAGAACGGCCTGATCTACTGCACCGACTGCGAGGGCTGA
- the sepH gene encoding septation protein SepH → MAELRLTGPTEDGDALRLSGPEGEEHTLALSPYLRRLVLEGGAPEAVRRSEDGPAAWHDMTEMDVAEEDAEGPVDATTHADDAAEEGERAPDVPSGPARPDEDLALTPRIDPQPAADDETADGPTPAPLTDQESVKAAATQEAVPLTPREIQQRIRAGASVEQVARESGNAFSRIRTYGHPVLAERDWIARQARAVEVWVGGPDLYSDLVQDGGPTTLGELAAHRLAELGVDEASLEWDAWREEQAGWTVAARFAVAGAAGLPTREEPPALWTFRPAGRHLEPENAWARALSEAEAWDLVPRAPAAEPATDDADTEDAVTPAGAHSPAADRDADLLEILRVRRGQRVGADLESDDALAHLIAREHQDRSQREAAQAPERLAPVDAEGALTTADDVPGVDEPEPDAETDPAEDTASVVEDAGVEDEGAEPARRERGARPAMPTVTPRPRARSAARRASVPSWDEIVFGRKGD, encoded by the coding sequence ATGGCAGAGCTGCGACTGACCGGACCCACCGAGGACGGCGACGCGCTGCGCCTGTCGGGGCCCGAGGGTGAGGAGCACACGCTCGCTCTCTCCCCCTATCTGCGCCGGCTGGTTCTCGAGGGTGGTGCGCCCGAGGCCGTGCGACGGTCCGAGGACGGCCCCGCGGCCTGGCACGACATGACCGAGATGGACGTCGCCGAGGAGGACGCCGAGGGACCGGTGGACGCGACGACGCACGCCGACGATGCCGCGGAGGAGGGCGAGCGGGCTCCCGACGTGCCCTCCGGCCCGGCCCGTCCGGACGAGGACCTCGCGCTCACCCCGCGCATCGACCCGCAGCCCGCGGCCGACGACGAGACCGCAGACGGCCCGACCCCGGCGCCGCTGACCGACCAGGAGTCCGTCAAGGCCGCCGCGACCCAGGAGGCCGTGCCCCTCACCCCCCGGGAGATCCAGCAGCGCATCCGTGCGGGCGCCTCCGTGGAGCAGGTGGCCCGGGAGAGTGGGAACGCCTTCTCGCGCATCCGCACCTACGGTCACCCCGTCTTGGCCGAGCGCGACTGGATCGCCCGGCAGGCCCGCGCCGTCGAGGTCTGGGTCGGCGGGCCCGACCTCTACTCGGACCTCGTCCAGGACGGCGGCCCCACGACGCTCGGCGAGCTCGCCGCGCACCGGCTCGCCGAGCTGGGCGTGGACGAGGCGAGCCTCGAGTGGGACGCGTGGCGCGAGGAGCAGGCCGGCTGGACCGTGGCCGCCCGGTTCGCCGTGGCCGGTGCGGCTGGTCTGCCCACCCGCGAGGAGCCGCCGGCGCTCTGGACGTTCCGCCCGGCCGGACGCCACCTCGAACCCGAGAACGCCTGGGCCCGCGCCCTGTCCGAGGCGGAGGCCTGGGACCTGGTCCCCCGCGCCCCCGCGGCCGAACCCGCGACGGACGACGCCGACACCGAGGACGCCGTGACCCCCGCGGGCGCGCACTCGCCGGCCGCCGACCGCGACGCCGACCTGCTGGAGATCCTGCGGGTGCGCCGGGGTCAGCGCGTGGGCGCGGACCTGGAGTCGGACGACGCGCTCGCCCACCTGATCGCCCGCGAGCACCAGGACCGGAGTCAGCGAGAGGCCGCCCAGGCGCCCGAGCGGCTCGCGCCGGTCGACGCCGAGGGTGCCCTGACGACCGCCGACGACGTCCCGGGCGTCGACGAGCCGGAACCGGACGCCGAGACCGACCCCGCCGAGGACACTGCCTCAGTCGTCGAGGACGCGGGTGTCGAGGACGAGGGGGCGGAGCCCGCGCGCCGCGAGCGTGGCGCGCGCCCGGCCATGCCGACCGTCACGCCGCGCCCCCGGGCCCGTTCGGCCGCACGCCGCGCGTCTGTGCCCAGCTGGGACGAGATCGTCTTCGGGCGCAAGGGCGACTGA
- a CDS encoding alkaline phosphatase family protein — translation MTGPALPAGVVPSHRALRSVLTSAAAALGVPGWENALAVPEGRRVVVALVDGLGRSLLKRFGGHAPTLRSAMADGGRVLEVAVPTTTAASLTSLGTGLDVGEHGVAGYDVLDPDRGVVINQLGGWDEATDPVGWQPKPTVFERAAAAGVDAVTVSLPAFERSALTRAGLRGGRFVAGRTLIARTQAAERVLKDARVPTLVYVYVNELDKAGHRDGVGSDRWLHALEEIDAAVRRLVDRVPAGTVVLATGDHGMVDVPPSRRVDYAALDDAGELADPALLEGIAHTAGEPRLVQLHFRSDAGPDVRERVRRAWAERYGAHAWVLTRDEAVDAGWFGAVVEDRVRARIGDLLVAVHGDLALYDGRRVPPHAFEMVGQHGAPTRAEREVPLLTWHR, via the coding sequence GTGACGGGGCCCGCCCTGCCCGCCGGCGTGGTCCCCTCCCACCGTGCCCTGCGCTCCGTCCTGACCTCCGCCGCAGCCGCCCTCGGCGTCCCGGGCTGGGAGAACGCGCTCGCGGTCCCGGAGGGCCGCCGCGTGGTCGTGGCCCTGGTGGACGGCCTCGGACGGTCCCTGCTGAAGCGCTTCGGCGGCCACGCCCCCACGCTGCGCTCCGCGATGGCCGACGGCGGCCGCGTCCTCGAGGTGGCCGTGCCCACCACCACGGCCGCCTCCCTCACGAGCCTGGGCACCGGGCTGGACGTGGGGGAGCACGGTGTGGCCGGCTACGACGTGCTCGACCCGGACCGAGGCGTGGTGATCAACCAGCTGGGCGGCTGGGACGAGGCCACCGACCCGGTGGGGTGGCAGCCGAAGCCCACCGTGTTCGAGCGCGCCGCCGCGGCCGGCGTGGACGCCGTCACGGTCTCGCTGCCCGCCTTCGAGCGTTCGGCCCTGACACGGGCGGGGCTGCGTGGCGGCCGGTTCGTGGCCGGCCGGACCCTGATCGCCCGCACCCAGGCCGCCGAGCGCGTGCTGAAGGACGCCCGCGTGCCCACGCTCGTCTACGTCTACGTCAACGAGCTGGACAAGGCCGGCCACCGGGACGGCGTGGGCTCGGACCGGTGGCTGCACGCCCTCGAGGAGATCGACGCGGCGGTGCGGCGACTGGTGGACCGGGTGCCCGCCGGGACGGTGGTGCTCGCCACCGGCGACCACGGCATGGTCGACGTGCCGCCCTCGCGCCGCGTGGACTACGCCGCCCTGGACGACGCCGGGGAGCTCGCCGACCCCGCGCTGCTCGAGGGGATCGCGCACACTGCGGGGGAGCCCCGCCTCGTGCAGCTGCACTTCCGGTCCGACGCGGGTCCGGACGTGCGCGAGAGGGTGCGGCGCGCCTGGGCCGAGCGCTACGGGGCGCACGCATGGGTGCTCACGCGGGACGAGGCCGTCGACGCCGGCTGGTTCGGCGCCGTCGTCGAGGACCGGGTCCGTGCCCGCATCGGGGATCTGCTCGTCGCCGTCCACGGGGATCTGGCCCTCTACGACGGCCGGCGGGTGCCCCCGCACGCCTTCGAGATGGTGGGCCAGCACGGCGCGCCCACGCGCGCCGAGCGGGAGGTCCCGCTGCTCACCTGGCACCGTTGA
- a CDS encoding DUF5998 family protein — protein MSPFRRSHEPGRPDHRPGAPEAEGRQREARTLDGSGGLDASLVRAGFYPDLVAHAIAVELEGRTPDAHLVHVDTHFDYEEIHRHITALVLAGDTLLAVHLDDHAADPAGQAVLAQVSTEMVPVRALGSVVLTTGHADPARFRPSDPVAEMTLGLMWAGGQRLDLQPAGCADPQCDLDHGYTGTATREDLVIRVAADADGQGAVDGALAFARALRRAHLAATT, from the coding sequence ATGAGCCCGTTCCGCAGGAGTCACGAGCCCGGCCGTCCCGACCACCGCCCCGGCGCCCCCGAGGCCGAGGGCCGGCAGCGCGAGGCCCGCACCCTGGACGGCAGCGGCGGCCTCGACGCCTCGCTCGTCCGCGCCGGCTTCTACCCGGACCTCGTGGCGCACGCCATCGCCGTCGAGCTCGAGGGCCGCACCCCGGACGCGCACCTCGTCCACGTGGACACGCACTTCGACTACGAGGAGATCCACCGGCACATCACGGCTCTCGTGCTCGCCGGGGACACCCTGCTGGCAGTCCACCTCGACGACCACGCCGCCGACCCGGCCGGCCAGGCGGTCCTCGCCCAGGTCTCCACCGAGATGGTCCCGGTCCGCGCCCTCGGCTCCGTGGTCCTGACCACGGGCCACGCCGACCCCGCCCGCTTCCGGCCGTCCGACCCCGTGGCCGAGATGACCCTCGGGCTGATGTGGGCCGGGGGCCAGCGCCTGGACCTGCAGCCCGCCGGCTGCGCCGACCCCCAGTGCGACCTCGACCACGGCTACACCGGCACCGCCACCCGCGAGGATCTCGTGATCCGCGTCGCCGCCGACGCCGACGGGCAGGGGGCCGTCGACGGCGCCCTGGCCTTCGCCCGAGCCCTGCGCCGCGCCCACCTGGCGGCCACCACGTGA
- a CDS encoding bifunctional acetate--CoA ligase family protein/GNAT family N-acetyltransferase, protein MGETEAVRGYPSHWEADVVLRDGATAHLRPISPEDAAELQRMHAGQSENSIYLRYFTYKSELSAKDLDRFTHVDHRDRVAFVITRGGRLLGVGRYDRYGDSDAAEVAFNISDAAQGRGLGSILMEHLAVAARENGIRRFTAEVLPENRKMLSVFQESGFEVTRRFEDGVVAVEFPIDPTARWRAVVESREHRAESRSVAELVEPASVAVVGASRDPQAVGSLVLRHVLEAGFTGAVHAVNRAAEDVQGLTAHRSLADIGEPVDLVVVAVPADEVEALIPEAAAAGAQGLVVLTSGYADAGAEGLEAQRRLVSLARAHGMRVIGPASAGLVRTDPAIRLNASPSPGLAQRGPVGLFSQSGAVGAMVSAGVKRRGVGISTSISAGNRADVSGNDAMQFFEADPHTAAVGVYLESFGNPRKFSRIARRLSRTKPVVVVRSDVTGRFLPPGHETRTTQAPEGTVDSMLDQTGVLEAHTHEAMLDILMAVASQPLPTGHRVVLVADSLALERLGRDAAAEAGLEVTATVGLVGSEQGIAPPAETLVSAVRDAVRYEQADAVVVLARLGLHQADDEPERLAHALADATRDARIPVLGCLTDVVSPRYRGATLGAAGPVDDDAEPGSLQPGLPFYPSPQQAMTVLGALADYVHWRRQEVGEPLEPTGVHPHEAEELVEAAAARAKGTELVRLSDEETETLLGHYGITVLPSARFETADEAVAAAERLGFPVALKAVDPHLRHRLDLGGVRLNVVDADSLRRNVEHMRRLLAPFGVRELEVQAMAPAGQACMLTALEDPLLGPVVSFGIAGDATDLLRDWVHRVPPLTDRDVARMVRAPRAAVKLRGTGGVPPVDLAALEDLVGRVSVLKDDLPQVARLRFAPVLAAPEGVTVLQAEVHVANAARRTDSARRALRGR, encoded by the coding sequence ATGGGTGAGACCGAAGCCGTCCGCGGATATCCCTCCCACTGGGAGGCCGATGTGGTGCTCCGTGACGGCGCCACGGCCCACCTGCGGCCCATCTCGCCCGAGGACGCCGCCGAGCTGCAGCGCATGCACGCCGGGCAGTCCGAGAACTCCATCTACCTGCGCTACTTCACGTACAAGTCCGAGCTGAGCGCCAAGGACCTGGACCGGTTCACCCACGTGGACCACCGGGACCGGGTGGCGTTCGTGATCACCCGCGGCGGCCGCCTGCTCGGCGTGGGCCGCTACGACCGCTACGGGGACTCCGACGCCGCGGAGGTCGCCTTCAACATCTCCGACGCAGCGCAGGGCCGTGGGCTGGGCTCCATCCTCATGGAGCACCTGGCCGTCGCCGCCCGCGAGAACGGCATCCGCCGCTTCACCGCCGAGGTCCTGCCCGAGAACCGCAAGATGCTCTCCGTGTTCCAGGAGTCCGGCTTCGAGGTGACCCGCCGGTTCGAGGACGGCGTCGTGGCCGTCGAGTTCCCCATCGACCCCACCGCCCGGTGGCGCGCCGTCGTCGAGTCCCGCGAGCACCGGGCCGAGTCCCGCAGCGTCGCCGAGCTGGTCGAGCCCGCCTCGGTGGCCGTCGTCGGCGCCTCCCGCGATCCGCAGGCCGTGGGCTCGCTCGTGCTGCGCCACGTCCTCGAGGCGGGCTTCACGGGTGCCGTCCATGCCGTGAACCGCGCCGCCGAGGACGTCCAGGGCCTCACCGCCCACCGCTCCCTGGCCGACATCGGCGAGCCGGTCGACCTCGTCGTCGTCGCCGTGCCCGCCGACGAGGTCGAGGCCCTCATCCCCGAGGCCGCCGCGGCCGGGGCCCAGGGGCTCGTCGTCCTCACCTCGGGCTACGCCGACGCCGGCGCCGAGGGACTCGAGGCCCAGCGCCGCCTGGTCTCCCTCGCCCGCGCCCACGGCATGCGCGTGATCGGCCCGGCCTCCGCCGGGCTGGTCCGCACCGACCCCGCGATCCGCCTCAACGCCTCCCCGTCCCCGGGCCTGGCCCAGCGCGGCCCCGTCGGCCTGTTCAGCCAGTCCGGCGCCGTCGGCGCCATGGTCTCCGCCGGCGTCAAGCGCCGCGGGGTGGGGATCTCCACCTCGATCAGCGCCGGCAACCGTGCGGACGTCTCGGGCAACGACGCCATGCAGTTCTTCGAGGCGGATCCCCACACCGCCGCCGTCGGCGTGTACCTCGAGTCGTTCGGCAACCCGCGCAAGTTCTCCCGCATCGCCCGACGGCTCTCCCGCACCAAGCCCGTCGTGGTGGTCCGCTCCGACGTCACCGGGCGCTTCCTGCCCCCGGGCCACGAGACCCGCACCACCCAGGCCCCCGAGGGCACCGTGGACTCGATGCTCGACCAGACCGGCGTGCTCGAGGCCCACACGCACGAGGCCATGCTCGACATCCTCATGGCCGTGGCCAGCCAGCCGCTGCCCACGGGCCACCGCGTCGTCCTCGTGGCCGACTCGCTCGCCCTGGAGCGGCTGGGCCGCGACGCCGCGGCCGAGGCCGGGCTCGAGGTCACGGCCACCGTCGGCCTCGTCGGCAGCGAGCAGGGCATCGCCCCGCCCGCCGAGACGCTGGTCTCCGCCGTCCGGGACGCCGTCCGCTACGAGCAGGCCGACGCCGTCGTGGTGCTGGCCCGCCTCGGCCTGCACCAGGCCGACGACGAGCCGGAGCGGCTGGCCCACGCCCTCGCCGACGCGACCCGGGACGCCCGCATCCCCGTGCTCGGCTGCCTGACCGACGTCGTCTCCCCGCGCTACCGCGGCGCCACGCTCGGCGCCGCCGGGCCCGTCGACGACGACGCCGAGCCCGGCTCCCTGCAGCCCGGCCTGCCCTTCTACCCGTCGCCGCAGCAGGCCATGACCGTGCTCGGCGCTCTCGCGGACTACGTCCACTGGCGCCGCCAGGAGGTCGGCGAGCCGCTCGAGCCGACCGGCGTGCACCCGCACGAGGCCGAGGAGCTCGTGGAGGCGGCCGCCGCGCGCGCCAAGGGCACCGAACTCGTCCGGCTCTCCGACGAGGAGACCGAGACGCTGCTGGGCCACTACGGGATCACCGTGCTGCCCTCGGCCCGGTTCGAGACCGCCGACGAGGCCGTGGCGGCCGCCGAGCGGCTCGGATTCCCCGTGGCACTCAAGGCCGTGGACCCCCACCTGCGGCACCGACTCGACCTGGGCGGCGTCCGCCTGAACGTGGTGGACGCCGACTCCCTGCGCCGCAACGTCGAGCACATGCGCCGTCTGCTCGCGCCGTTCGGCGTGCGCGAGCTCGAGGTCCAGGCCATGGCCCCCGCCGGGCAGGCCTGCATGCTCACGGCGCTCGAGGACCCGCTGCTGGGCCCCGTGGTCTCCTTCGGCATCGCCGGCGACGCCACGGACCTGCTGCGGGACTGGGTGCACCGCGTGCCCCCGCTCACGGACCGGGACGTGGCCCGCATGGTCCGCGCCCCCCGCGCCGCCGTGAAGCTGCGCGGCACCGGCGGGGTGCCCCCCGTCGACCTCGCCGCGCTCGAGGACCTCGTGGGCCGCGTCAGCGTCCTCAAGGACGACCTGCCACAGGTCGCCCGCCTGCGCTTCGCGCCCGTGCTGGCCGCCCCCGAAGGCGTGACGGTGCTGCAGGCCGAGGTGCACGTCGCCAACGCGGCCCGCCGCACCGACTCGGCCCGGCGCGCGCTGCGCGGCCGCTGA